From Xiphophorus maculatus strain JP 163 A chromosome 12, X_maculatus-5.0-male, whole genome shotgun sequence, the proteins below share one genomic window:
- the LOC102233911 gene encoding gamma-crystallin M2-like yields MTSPGMNMMSRVVFYEDRNFQGRSYECMSDCPDMSSYLSRCHSCRVERGCFMVYDRTNYMGNQYFMRRGEYADYMSMMGMSDGIRSCRMIPMYRGSYRMRIYERENFGGQMYEMMDDCDSIMDRYRMSNCMSCNVMDGHWLMYEQPHFRGRMMYMRPGEYRSFSNMGGSGMRWMSMRRITDSYY; encoded by the exons ATGACCTCTCCTGGAATGAACATGATGAGCAGG GTCGTCTTCTACGAGGACCGGAACTTCCAGGGTCGCTCCTATGAGTGCATGAGCGACTGCCCAGACATGTCGTCCTACCTGAGCAGGTGTCACTCCTGCCGGGTGGAGAGAGGCTGCTTCATGGTCTACGACCGCACCAACTACATGGGCAACCAGTACTTCATGAGGAGGGGCGAGTACGCCGACTACATGAGCATGATGGGCATGAGCGACGGCATCCGGTCCTGCCGCATGATCCCCATG TACAGAGGATCCTACAGGATGAGGATCTACGAGAGGGAGAACTTCGGGGGTCAGATGTACGAGATGATGGACGACTGCGACAGCATCATGGACCGCTACCGCATGTCCAACTGCATGTCCTGCAACGTGATGGACGGCCACTGGCTGATGTACGAGCAGCCCCATTTCAGAGGCAGGATGATGTACATGAGGCCTGGCGAGTACCGGAGCTTCAGCAACATGGGCGGGAGCGGGATGAGGTGGATGAGCATGAGGCGCATCACCGACTCCTACTACTAA
- the inpp5e gene encoding 72 kDa inositol polyphosphate 5-phosphatase: MTENGEDCTLNRPCEAPGKGDYGDVESKIPKTPLVDVKSTNKNNDAGQADREIPVYLPRPPSIPKVSKFDKSVSVEDSMRTRKLRSSQESLSDRAETGSSTDSLKDDRISQRNEQNSNSRPQPAFAVGSPVFQDRKSRQPQHEAQSYRQHSVSDDQRGRAAKARLSPVQPTGPLPTLDSNFASATLRAANRIDRDCLDYGMLVKEKGGECLHRNLSDSRLLENMGSDSTSVNSMKSIYSVLSPIRPQDVRNRSFLEGSMLGSGALLGAEELDRHFPDRQVGVYVVTWNMQGEKFLPTNLNDLLLPTDSDFAQDLYVIGVQEGCPDRREWETCLQETLGPHYVMLYTASHGVLYLTVFIRRDLMWFCSEVEHATVTTRIISQIKTKGAVGITFTFFGTSFLFITSHFTSGDTKVYERILDYNKIIEALALPKSLPDTNLYRSSPADVTTRFDQVFWFGDFNFRLGKDRAEIEAIMKRTVGGDMSSLLEHDQLSNQMKDGSIFKGFQEAPVHFFPTYKFDIGCDNYDTTSKQRTPSYTDRVVFRSRQATDIRVLKYNSCSSIKTSDHRPVIAVFQVKLRPGRDNIPLCGGLFDRSLYLEGIKRRMTARELKRREAISSQSSTICAIS; the protein is encoded by the exons ATGACTGAGAATGGAGAGGACTGTACTCTCAACCGCCCCTGTGAAGCTCCTGGGAAAGGAGACTATGGTGACGTAGAAAGCAAGATCCCCAAAACTCCTTTAGTTGATGTAAAATCTACCAACAAGAACAATGATGCAGGACAGGCAGACAGGGAGATCCCTGTGTATCTGCCTCGCCCTCCATCAATACCTAAAGTCTCAAAGTTTGACAAAAGTGTGTCTGTGGAGGATAGCATGAGGACCAGGAAACTGAGAAGCAGCCAGGAGAGTCTGAGTGACAGAGCAGAGACGGGTTCCTCCACAGACTCTCTCAAAGATGATCGAATATCTCAGAGAAATGAGCAGAACTCCAACTCCAGACCCCAGCCTGCATTCGCAGTGGGATCTCCGGTCTTCCAGGACAGGAAGAGCCGGCAGCCGCAGCACGAAGCTCAGTCGTACAGGCAGCACAGTGTCTCGGACGACCAACGGGGGAGAGCCGCCAAGGCGCGGCTGTCTCCAGTGCAGCCCACAGGGCCGCTGCCCACTTTGGACAGCAACTTTGCGTCAGCCACTTTACGGGCAGCTAATAGGATTGACAGGGATTGTTTGGATTATGGCATGCTGGTCAAAGAGAAAGGCGGTGAGTGTCTCCACAGGAACCTGAGCGACAGCCGGCTTCTGGAGAACATGGGGTCGGACAGCACCTCGGTAAACTCCATGAAGTCCATCTACAGCGTACTAAGCCCCATCAGACCCCAGGATGTTCGAAACAG gagTTTCCTGGAGGGGAGCATGCTGGGAAGCGGTGCCTTGCTCGGGGCTGAGGAGCTGGACCGCCACTTCCCCGACAGACAAGTCGGTGTTTACGTCGTCACCTGGAACATGCAGGGAGAGAAG TTCTTACCAACCAACCTGAACGATCTCCTCCTTCCGACGGACTCTGACTTTGCACAGGATTTATACGTCATTGGGGTTCAGGAAGGCTGCCCTGACAG GAGGGAGTGGGAGACCTGTCTTCAGGAAACTCTGGGACCTCACTATGTTATGCTTTACACGGCGTCGCATGGCGTTCTCTATCTTACCGTGTTTATCAGGAGAGACCTCATGTGGTTCTGTTCAG AGGTGGAACATGCCACAGTCACGACTAGAATCATCTCTCAGATCAAGACGAAAGGAGCCGTCGGCATCACCTTTACCTTTTTTGGAACTTCCTTTCTCTTCATAACGTCCCACTTCACAT CTGGAGATACCAAAGTTTACGAGAGAATACTCGATTACAACAAGATCATCGAAGCTTTAGCTCTGCCCAAAAGCCTTCCGGACACCAACCTTTATCGCTCCTCACCAG CCGATGTCACCACAAGGTTCGATCAGGTCTTCTGGTTTGGGGATTTCAACTTCCGGCTCGGTAAAGACCGGGCGGAAATAGAAGCCATCATGAAGCGAACTGTAGGGGGCGATATGAGCTCTCTGCTGGAGCACGACCAGCTGTCAAACCAAATGAAGGACG GTTCGATCTTTAAAGGTTTCCAAGAAGCACCGGTTCACTTCTTCCCAACATATAAATTCGACATCGGCTGTGACAACTACGACACCACCTCCAAGCAGAGAACGCCCTCATACACA GACAGAGTCGTGTTCAGGAGCAGGCAGGCCACCGACATACGAGTGCTGAAATacaacagctgctccagcaTAAAGACCTCTGACCACCGACCCGTCATCGCCGTCTTTCAGGTCAAACTCAGGCCGGGAAGAGACAA